In Chromatiales bacterium, the genomic stretch CCGATGCCGCCTTCCTGGGCCATCGCGATGGCCAGGCGGGACTCGGTGACGGTGTCCATCGCGGCCGAGACCAGCGGGATATTCAGCGTGATTTCGCGCGTCATCCGGCTGCTCAGGCTGACTTCCCGCGGTATCACCTCCGAATAAGCCGGCTGCAACAGCACATCGTCGAAAGTCAGGGCGTCGTGGATGATCCGCATGGCATCGGTACGCAGGCTGAGGGATCGAGGATGGTACGCGGGCAGGCTGGGCGCGTAAACTGGCCCGCCGCAGCATTGCCCCTGAAGAAGGCCATCCTGACCATGCCCGCTGGCTCCAACGAGCAGGTGTATACCGTTTCCGAACTCAACCGGCTGGCCCGCCAGCTCCTCGAGCAGGACCTGCCGCGCATGTGGGTATCCGGCGAGATTTCCAACCTTGCCCGCCCGGCTTCCGGACATCTGTATTTCTCGCTCAAGGACGAACGCGCCCAGATCCGTTGCGCACTGTTCCGGGGTGCCAGCCGCGGCAGCGCATTTGTGCCGGAAAACGGCATGCAGGTGCTCGCCCGCGGCCGCGTCAGCCTGTATGAGCCACGCGGCGACTACCAGCTGATCGTCGATCACCTCGAAGCGGCCGGCGAAGGGCTGCTGCGGCGTCGCCTCGAAGAACTCAAGCAGAAACTCGCCGCGGCCGGGCTCTTTGACCCTGGCCGAAAACGGCCCCTGCCGGCACTGCCGAGGGCCATCGGCGTGATCACCTCGCCAAGCGGTGCCGCGGTGCGCGACATCGTGCATGTCCTCAGACGGCGCTTTCCGGCCATCCCGGTGATCATCTACCCGGTACAGGTGCAGGGCGAGCAGGCAAAGTTCGATATCGTCAAGGCGTTCGGGACGGCAGCCCGGCGTGCCGAGTGCGAGGTGCTGATCCTCGCGCGCGGCGGCGGCTCGCTCGAGGACCTGTGGGCCTTCAACGAGGAGATCGTCGCACAGGCCATCGCCGACTGCCCGATCCCCGTCGTGAGCGGCGTGGGCCACGAGATCGACTTCACCATCGCCGACCTGGTGGCCGATGTGCGTGCCCCCACCCCGTCCGGCGCCGCCGAACTCGTGGTGCCCGACAGCCGCGACTGGTTGCGGCACCTGCAGGCACTCGAACGGCGCACGGTGCTGGCGGCCACACGGACGCTGGCCAATACGCAATCACATCAGCAGCAACTCGCTGCACGCCTTGCCCGTTGCCATCCCGGCTACCAGTTGCGACAACACGCACAACGGCTCGACGAACTGCGTCATCAACTGACTGCCGCACTGGCAAACCGGCTCGCGCTCGATGCGCTGCGCATCGACAATGCACTGCACCGCCTGCAGCGCGTCTCGCCGGTGATGCAACTCAGGCTGAGCGCCGAACGCGTCGCTGGCGCCCGACAGCGCCTTGCCGCCGCGATTCGCGTCAGCGTTTCAGCTGCCGGCAGCCAGCTCGCTGTGCTCAGCGGACGGCTGCAGACGGTCAGCCCACTCTCGACACTCGAGCGCGGTTATGCGCTGGTGCTCGATGCCGGCGGTAGTGTCGTGCGCAGCACCGCGCAACTGAAAGCAGGCGATACGATCACCGCGCGCCTCGCCGATGGCGTGATCGGCGCGACGGTAAATCGCACAAAATAAGGATGTCACCCTTTCCTGCTTGCCAACAGCACCAGAGCTTCCACGTATACTCTGTGCGCATTCGGGTATTCAGGGAATCCATCAAGGGAGCGGCACAATGACGGCATTTCGTGTATTGGTGGCGGACAAGGTCAAGGCGCAGCTCTACGAGCTGCCCAGCCGGCGCGGTTCCCTCAAACCGCTACAGTGCTTCATCAATCCGGAGGGCAGGAAACACGAGCGGGCGCTCGGCACCGGCCGCCCGGGGCGGGTGACGAGTGGCGTCGGTGGTGGCCGCCACGCCTACCAGTCCCGGCATGGACTCAAGGAAAATTCCGAAGAGGTTTTCGTCCGGCGCGTCGCAACAGCGCTGGCCAAGGATGCCCGCGCGAGTGAAGGCGCTCCCATCCTGCTCATAGCCGCGCCGAGATTGCTGGGCAGCTACCGCAAGCATCTCCCGGCAAATGTGCGGGAACTCGTCGTCATGGAGCTCAAGCTGGATCTGGGCAAGGCCACCGACATCGAACTGTCCAGACGCGTGCGGGCTGCGCTCAGGGACCTGCCCTTCTCGGTCACGGCGCGATTTCGCAGCTGATAAATCGGAAAGGGAACGCTACCCTTTTCTGAATCTGCCCACCATCGCGAACAAACCGGTCGCCAGCAGCCAGGCTGCTCCCGGTGCCGGCACCGCCGCGACATCGCCGGAGATGACCGGCCAGACAAAACCACCCACCGCGCCATTTTTCTGCAGCGTGTAGTTGGCACCGTCAGTGGCATAGAAATTGAGAACCCACACCTGTTCCGGATTCGTGATCACCCACCCGATGAGGCTGTTTACATAGATATAGGTGGTGGTACTGGAAAAGTACTGCTGCCCCTCGATATTGCTGAACGGGCTCTGGCTGGAGTTGGTGATACCGTCTCCCCAGAACAGGTAGCCCAGCTCATTGTCTTCGCAGCCTGGCTGGTTGTAGACCGGGTTGCATCTCACGACCGCGTGATCGAGATTGCGATCCATGTTCGGCAAACGCCAGGTGTTGAAACCGAGATAGCCGTTACCGCCATCGTAGGCATTCATCGCCGCAATATAGTTGTTTGCAGCGGGCCAGAGCATGCCACCGGTTGAACCAATGCCTGCCACACCAAAACTGAGGTTGTCGGCCAGGTTTGCATTCGCAAGAAAAGTGACGTCGGTGATCGTGTCGTAGTAGGCCTGATAGACGCCGCTGCCTGGCGATGTTTCCAGGCGACCGAGCAACGATGCCTGCGCTGCCGTTGCGAGTAACAGCAAGGTTCCTGCACACACGGAACCGGACAGCCGCGATACGGATGACATGGGAACCCCCGGCAAATCTTGTCTTGTTACGGTGTGAATCTGCACCCATTTCAACGACATGTCCATACATGCGAACCTTATGTAAAGAATTTTCCGGGGATCCCGAACTGGCCCGCTACCGCGCGGGCATCCGCGCACTCACAGCCATCGCTTCTTGCGGAAAGCCAGCAGGAGTACGGTGGGTGCGCTCCTGGTGCTCAAATGCGTCCTTGACCTCGTGGATCCGGGCGGGGCCTATCTGCCGCCGCCGGTCAGCTTTGGCGTTTGGCAGACGGCACGTGCCACTATGAACCATTGGCAAACGCCATTTAGCGGATCCGGCACCCATGCAGTCACGTATCAACGAACTACTGAACCAGATTCACCAGCTGGAAGACCAGCTCGAAGATGTGCTGAAGAACCACGAGGTGGAGTTCTTCTACCGCCTCGACGGCACCCGGGTAAGGTTCGAGGAATCGGTCAGGCGGGCGCACCAGAAACTGCGGATCGGCATCTTCCGCTGGCTGGGCCAGAGCGAGCTTCGCAACGTGCTCTCGGCCCCGTTCATCTACGGGATGATCGTACCGTTCGCGGTACTGGATGCCAGCCTGTGGCTTTACCAGCAGGTCTGTTTCCGCCTGTACCGGGTTCCGCGTGTCCGGCGCAGCCGATATATCTTTCTGGACCGGCACCAGCTCGCATACCTGAACGGCATCGAGAAATTCAATTGCATCTACTGCGGCTATGGCAATGGCCTGATGGGCTATGCGCGCGAAATCGTGGCACGCACCGAGCAGTACTGGTGCCCGGTCAAGCATGCGCACCGGATTCTGGATCCGCACCGCCGCTATGCGCGCTTCGCGGAGTTCGGTGATTCGGAAGCCTACCAGGCGCACCTGAAAGCGATGCGCGATGAACTCACGCAGCTCGACGACGGGGAACCCGACAGCGATACGCCGACCACCTGAACCGAGCCGGTGTTTCCCGGATTCAGCGTGCCGGCGCCGGCTTTCCTACCTGGCAAAGAAGACTTCAAGCACGGGCCGGAAGCGGTCCATGTCGACGAGAAAGGAGTCGTGCCCCTGGATTGACGGCAACTCGACGAAGTGGACTTCGCGGTTGAGCGCGTCCAGGCCGGTAGCCAGTTCGCGCTGCTGCGCGATCGGGAACAGGATGTCGGTGTCCACGCCGATTACCAGCACGCGCTCGGCACACACCTTGCCGAGGCCGCAGGTTACCGAACCACCGTGTTCGGCGACGTCGAACAAGTCGCTGGCACGCGACAGGTAAAGATAGCTGTTGGCATCGAACTGGCCGGTGAACTTCTGCGCATGGGCTTCGAGATAGCCCTCGACCTCGAAATCGAAGCCAAAGGCGTCGCCGGTCTGGTGCTCCTCGCCTATGCGTTCCCGGCCAAAACGCTGATCCCATTCCCTGGCTGAACGATAGGTCACCATGCCGAGCTTGCGTGCCATGCGCATGCCGGTGATCGGCCCCGCACCGTCAGCATAGTTGCCATGATTCCAGGCCGGATCGCGGCGGATCATCTCGCGCTGAAGAGAGCGCATTGCAATCGAGAATGGCAGCGCGCGGGCAGCG encodes the following:
- a CDS encoding exodeoxyribonuclease VII large subunit encodes the protein MPAGSNEQVYTVSELNRLARQLLEQDLPRMWVSGEISNLARPASGHLYFSLKDERAQIRCALFRGASRGSAFVPENGMQVLARGRVSLYEPRGDYQLIVDHLEAAGEGLLRRRLEELKQKLAAAGLFDPGRKRPLPALPRAIGVITSPSGAAVRDIVHVLRRRFPAIPVIIYPVQVQGEQAKFDIVKAFGTAARRAECEVLILARGGGSLEDLWAFNEEIVAQAIADCPIPVVSGVGHEIDFTIADLVADVRAPTPSGAAELVVPDSRDWLRHLQALERRTVLAATRTLANTQSHQQQLAARLARCHPGYQLRQHAQRLDELRHQLTAALANRLALDALRIDNALHRLQRVSPVMQLRLSAERVAGARQRLAAAIRVSVSAAGSQLAVLSGRLQTVSPLSTLERGYALVLDAGGSVVRSTAQLKAGDTITARLADGVIGATVNRTK
- a CDS encoding host attachment protein, which encodes MTAFRVLVADKVKAQLYELPSRRGSLKPLQCFINPEGRKHERALGTGRPGRVTSGVGGGRHAYQSRHGLKENSEEVFVRRVATALAKDARASEGAPILLIAAPRLLGSYRKHLPANVRELVVMELKLDLGKATDIELSRRVRAALRDLPFSVTARFRS
- a CDS encoding DUF1566 domain-containing protein; translated protein: MSSVSRLSGSVCAGTLLLLATAAQASLLGRLETSPGSGVYQAYYDTITDVTFLANANLADNLSFGVAGIGSTGGMLWPAANNYIAAMNAYDGGNGYLGFNTWRLPNMDRNLDHAVVRCNPVYNQPGCEDNELGYLFWGDGITNSSQSPFSNIEGQQYFSSTTTYIYVNSLIGWVITNPEQVWVLNFYATDGANYTLQKNGAVGGFVWPVISGDVAAVPAPGAAWLLATGLFAMVGRFRKG
- a CDS encoding homoserine O-acetyltransferase, which encodes MDRKAVTTARKLFHVPGSFEMHRGGVLEQPVIAYETWGQLNAGRDNAVLIFTGMSPSAHACSSPDDPSPGWWEEIVGPSRPIDTRRYFVICINSLGSCFGSTGPASIDPLTGQPYRLNFPVLTLEDVANAGMLVVKNLGISRLHTVVGPSMGGMTTLAFAIAHPGMTRNLVLISTAARALPFSIAMRSLQREMIRRDPAWNHGNYADGAGPITGMRMARKLGMVTYRSAREWDQRFGRERIGEEHQTGDAFGFDFEVEGYLEAHAQKFTGQFDANSYLYLSRASDLFDVAEHGGSVTCGLGKVCAERVLVIGVDTDILFPIAQQRELATGLDALNREVHFVELPSIQGHDSFLVDMDRFRPVLEVFFAR